One segment of Candidatus Woesearchaeota archaeon DNA contains the following:
- a CDS encoding cupin domain-containing protein: MENKWKDVKEMIDYSKGGIISKVVEKNDIGDVTLFNMSKETEIGEHTSTKAGYVYVVEGAGIFTLEGEEIHMKPGVLIFMKANAKHSLSAKENTTFILILNNVVDLGKSTLI, translated from the coding sequence ATGGAAAACAAATGGAAAGATGTAAAAGAAATGATTGATTATTCTAAAGGAGGAATAATAAGTAAAGTAGTTGAAAAAAATGATATTGGAGATGTTACTCTTTTTAATATGTCAAAAGAAACTGAAATTGGAGAACATACATCTACAAAAGCAGGTTATGTCTATGTTGTTGAAGGAGCCGGAATATTCACTCTTGAAGGTGAAGAAATTCATATGAAACCAGGAGTATTAATATTTATGAAAGCAAATGCTAAACATTCGTTAAGCGCAAAAGAAAATACTACTTTTATTTTAATATTAAATAACGTTGTAGATTTAGGTAAAAGCACATTAATTTAA
- a CDS encoding 50S ribosomal protein L35ae, protein MEGTISNFKGSHKTQVHNQMIIVVPEVDSRDEAAKLVGKSVVWTSVAGKELKGEVRSAHGNSGAIRVLFETGMPGQSIGQKVKIN, encoded by the coding sequence ATGGAAGGCACAATAAGCAATTTTAAAGGAAGTCACAAGACACAAGTTCATAATCAGATGATTATAGTAGTTCCTGAAGTGGATTCTAGAGACGAAGCAGCAAAACTTGTTGGAAAGTCAGTAGTATGGACCTCAGTTGCAGGAAAAGAACTTAAAGGCGAAGTAAGATCTGCTCACGGAAATAGTGGTGCAATAAGAGTTCTTTTTGAAACAGGAATGCCTGGACAATCAATTGGTCAAAAAGTTAAAATCAACTAA
- a CDS encoding queuosine precursor transporter, translated as MTSIILIIIWMLATLVLTSFAGILSKKFGVEFLIGTMAAMAVIANVLAAKIVQFGPFTVAGGIIAFSVTFLVTDIISEKWGKKEARKAVWCGLFANVLFVVSIFIAISWDSAPFAMELGNMFNSVLGLTPRIAIASMIAYTISQSHDVWAFHFWKKLTKGKHMWVRNNASTVVSQAIDTALFTMLAFYGVFPNNQLSFIILGGWLAKVVVAILDTPFMYLVIWIMDCIPSKKYGIQKRI; from the coding sequence ATGACAAGCATAATTTTGATAATAATATGGATGTTAGCAACATTGGTTCTTACATCTTTTGCAGGAATATTGAGCAAGAAGTTTGGTGTGGAGTTCTTAATAGGAACCATGGCTGCAATGGCAGTTATTGCAAATGTTTTGGCTGCAAAAATAGTTCAATTTGGTCCATTCACTGTAGCGGGAGGAATCATAGCTTTTTCTGTTACTTTTTTAGTCACAGATATTATTTCCGAAAAATGGGGTAAAAAAGAAGCACGAAAAGCAGTTTGGTGTGGACTATTTGCAAATGTATTATTTGTGGTGTCTATATTTATTGCAATCTCGTGGGATTCAGCACCTTTTGCAATGGAGTTGGGAAATATGTTTAATTCAGTGTTAGGATTAACTCCGAGAATTGCCATTGCAAGTATGATTGCATATACAATAAGTCAGTCACATGATGTGTGGGCATTTCATTTTTGGAAAAAACTAACTAAAGGTAAACACATGTGGGTTAGAAATAATGCATCAACTGTGGTTAGTCAAGCAATTGATACTGCGTTGTTTACTATGTTAGCGTTTTATGGTGTTTTTCCAAATAATCAACTTTCTTTCATAATTTTAGGTGGTTGGTTGGCAAAAGTGGTTGTAGCAATATTGGATACGCCATTTATGTATTTGGTAATTTGGATAATGGATTGTATCCCTTCAAAGAAATATGGAATTCAGAAAAGAATTTGA
- a CDS encoding proteasome subunit beta, translating into MDSTNTRKTGTTTIGMKFKDGILLAADKRATAGNLIANKEIQKVFPINDNLALTTAGSVSDVQLQMKLLKAELNLKQIRCSREVTVKEGANLLAGMVYENIRKFSSMQGISHFLFAGKDETGFHLYDIYPDGSISEADDYISSGSGSVFSLGVLEALYKPNLSMEDAKSLAIKCLNASLQRDSASGNGFDMLTITSKGISALQTKILNNKL; encoded by the coding sequence ATGGACTCTACTAATACTAGAAAAACTGGAACAACAACAATCGGAATGAAATTTAAAGATGGAATTTTACTTGCAGCAGATAAACGTGCAACTGCAGGAAATTTAATTGCTAATAAAGAAATACAAAAAGTATTTCCAATAAATGATAATCTTGCATTAACTACTGCTGGAAGTGTATCTGATGTTCAATTACAAATGAAACTTCTTAAAGCTGAATTAAATCTTAAACAAATAAGATGCAGTAGAGAAGTTACTGTAAAAGAAGGCGCAAATTTATTGGCTGGAATGGTATATGAAAATATAAGAAAATTTAGTTCAATGCAAGGCATATCTCACTTTTTATTTGCGGGAAAAGATGAAACGGGATTTCATTTATACGATATTTATCCTGATGGTTCAATATCTGAAGCAGATGATTATATTTCAAGTGGAAGTGGAAGTGTTTTTTCATTAGGTGTTTTAGAAGCACTGTATAAACCTAACTTATCTATGGAAGATGCAAAATCATTGGCGATTAAATGTTTAAATGCATCGCTTCAAAGAGATTCCGCATCTGGAAATGGATTTGATATGTTAACAATAACTTCAAAAGGGATTAGTGCATTACAGACAAAAATCCTGAATAATAAATTATAA
- a CDS encoding ABC transporter ATP-binding protein translates to MSKTRRKTSNKPRKKDILIDKLKSLFNPKIKKIPLSAKKIEFGYSGKKVLQNLNLDVKTSQIMAIVGKSGSGKSTFLNLISGALTSNYSGKIKIMNKTRLFSKEDIGFVPQDIAFIPDMSIKENIVFFGSINGLNKKIAIAAGKKLMETLKLDLGLDRLPSEISGGQKVRLNILLSLLHDPNVIILDEPFVGLDYYNRKMLWHFLEAQKNLRKTIILTTHMLVEAEHNSDKIVLLKDGKVFAKGKFNDILKKLKTKFIVEVKIEQINKKNFELLNKYCYNHTISILDHYKNYFMFSVKNAGQRNYLFKFLEKINTGYEELSFREPNLDELFLKVGK, encoded by the coding sequence ATGAGCAAAACCAGACGTAAAACCTCAAATAAACCTAGAAAAAAAGACATTTTAATAGATAAACTAAAATCATTATTTAATCCTAAAATAAAAAAAATTCCATTAAGTGCAAAAAAAATAGAATTTGGCTATTCAGGTAAAAAGGTTTTACAAAATCTTAATCTTGATGTTAAAACAAGTCAAATTATGGCAATTGTTGGAAAATCAGGAAGTGGCAAATCTACTTTTTTAAATTTAATTTCAGGAGCACTAACTTCTAATTATTCTGGAAAAATAAAAATTATGAATAAGACTAGACTTTTTTCTAAAGAAGATATTGGATTTGTTCCTCAAGATATTGCATTTATTCCAGACATGTCAATTAAAGAAAATATTGTATTTTTTGGATCAATCAATGGATTAAATAAGAAAATTGCAATAGCTGCAGGGAAAAAATTAATGGAAACATTAAAACTTGATCTGGGATTAGATCGCCTTCCTTCAGAAATTTCAGGAGGTCAAAAAGTTCGATTAAATATTCTTTTATCTTTACTTCATGACCCGAATGTTATAATTCTTGATGAACCATTTGTTGGACTTGATTATTATAATCGTAAAATGTTATGGCATTTTTTAGAAGCTCAAAAGAATTTGAGAAAAACAATCATTTTAACAACTCACATGTTAGTTGAAGCAGAACACAATTCGGATAAAATTGTCTTACTTAAAGATGGAAAAGTTTTTGCTAAAGGAAAATTTAATGATATTCTTAAAAAATTAAAAACTAAATTTATTGTTGAAGTAAAAATAGAACAAATAAATAAGAAAAATTTTGAACTACTTAACAAATATTGTTATAATCATACAATTTCAATTCTTGATCATTACAAAAACTATTTTATGTTTTCTGTAAAAAATGCAGGACAAAGAAATTATTTATTCAAGTTTCTAGAAAAAATAAATACTGGATATGAAGAACTTTCTTTTAGAGAACCCAATTTAGATGAACTATTTCTTAAGGTGGGAAAATGA
- a CDS encoding HAMP domain-containing histidine kinase: MHGELLLEFLSNFVLAVRHFFGFLSSVEGLWFKNGIGLVIIGLFSYMVFFEYNKNRKTELKHLLIAFSLFAFQHLITFLFLFLYIFGHFEIDFVLFPLFNRLLGLIAFFLTGIAFIYPIIKELKEKTNKFIKNKVILVSSISIIFILFTASSLDLLGVGFTNFFTRTIFVCVDIVILGYFAYFTLIYSSKHTFNRNSISLAFICFLIAPLFEYIQIIFFNGYNPKLLVATTPFPFVGIVLLSLAVYTKLVNKAYLINKIKLSNQKLEYEKKVSKMKDEFVSVVSHELRTPLTSMKLYSSLMESGKFGRMNKKQKDAIGIIKNENDRLAKLINDILDLSKMEANQSKLDISKFDLFDIVDDGLYTTLVKKKKIKFENNVPKNFFVNADQDKIKQVFINLFSNSIKFTPKYGSIIIDARKLQNNKQWQFIISDNGAGMNKEKLNKIFDKFSQLNNHMTRKAGGFGLGLAIVKQIVDLHQGTIQVESDIDKGSCFILSFPTKIKRKKEKIKRKK, from the coding sequence ATGCATGGTGAATTATTATTAGAATTTTTAAGTAATTTTGTTTTAGCAGTTAGACATTTTTTCGGTTTTTTAAGTTCTGTTGAAGGATTATGGTTTAAAAATGGAATTGGCCTGGTAATTATTGGCCTGTTTAGTTATATGGTTTTTTTTGAATATAACAAAAATCGAAAAACTGAACTTAAACATTTACTCATAGCATTTAGTTTATTTGCATTCCAACATTTAATCACATTCCTATTTTTATTTCTTTATATTTTTGGACATTTCGAAATTGATTTTGTACTATTTCCTTTATTTAATAGATTGTTAGGATTAATTGCATTTTTTTTAACAGGAATTGCATTCATTTATCCAATCATTAAAGAACTAAAAGAAAAAACAAACAAATTCATAAAAAACAAAGTTATTTTGGTAAGTAGCATTTCAATCATTTTTATTTTATTTACGGCATCCTCATTAGATTTACTAGGGGTCGGGTTTACCAATTTTTTTACTAGAACTATTTTTGTTTGTGTGGACATAGTAATATTAGGTTATTTTGCATATTTCACACTAATTTATTCTTCTAAACATACATTTAACAGAAATAGCATATCTCTCGCATTTATTTGTTTTCTTATAGCTCCTTTATTTGAATACATACAAATTATTTTTTTTAATGGATATAATCCTAAACTTCTCGTGGCAACAACTCCCTTCCCCTTTGTCGGAATTGTTCTTTTATCTTTAGCAGTTTATACTAAACTTGTTAACAAAGCATATTTGATTAACAAAATTAAATTATCAAATCAAAAACTAGAGTACGAAAAAAAAGTAAGTAAAATGAAAGATGAATTTGTATCAGTAGTATCTCACGAACTTCGAACTCCCCTAACATCCATGAAATTGTATTCCTCCCTCATGGAAAGTGGAAAATTTGGTAGAATGAATAAAAAACAAAAAGATGCAATTGGAATTATTAAAAATGAAAATGATCGCTTAGCCAAATTGATTAATGATATTCTAGATTTATCAAAAATGGAAGCTAATCAATCAAAACTGGATATTTCTAAGTTTGATTTGTTTGACATAGTGGATGATGGACTTTATACAACTCTTGTTAAAAAGAAAAAAATTAAATTTGAAAATAATGTTCCTAAAAACTTTTTTGTAAATGCTGACCAAGATAAAATCAAACAAGTGTTCATAAATTTATTTAGCAATTCAATTAAATTTACTCCAAAATATGGGAGCATAATAATTGATGCTAGAAAATTACAAAATAACAAACAATGGCAATTTATCATTTCAGATAATGGTGCTGGAATGAATAAAGAAAAATTAAATAAAATTTTTGATAAATTTTCTCAATTAAATAATCACATGACTCGAAAAGCAGGAGGATTTGGTTTAGGCCTTGCAATTGTGAAACAAATAGTGGATCTTCATCAAGGCACAATCCAAGTTGAATCAGATATTGATAAAGGAAGTTGTTTCATATTATCATTTCCCACAAAAATAAAAAGAAAAAAAGAAAAAATAAAAAGGAAAAAATAA
- a CDS encoding adenosine kinase gives MTEKTIDVIGIGNPLLDLTINTNDNLLETLNLPKGGMHLVDSQKSNSILNSIQTLNPETSAGGSTANTLSGVCNFGGSSILIGKIGTDSNGEIYEQITIKHKTESRLSKHSSIPTGTAITFITPDKERTFATHLGAALKLTKEDIFEPDIQKSKILHIEGFQLEDSSLKETSIHAMEFAKKHNTLISIDLADAGLIKRNLEDLKNLTKKYANIIFANETEAQAFTNKSDEQESLIALSEFCDIAIVKIGKNGSLIKTKESPEIIIIPPHKTQIINTNGAGDMFAGGFLFSIAKNISPQVAGNIASFAAAQVVASPSARLNRNLQEEIKQFY, from the coding sequence ATGACAGAAAAAACTATTGATGTTATTGGAATTGGAAATCCATTATTAGATTTAACAATTAACACAAACGATAATTTACTAGAAACACTAAATCTTCCAAAAGGTGGAATGCATTTAGTAGATTCTCAAAAAAGTAATTCAATTCTAAATTCAATTCAAACTCTTAATCCGGAAACATCTGCAGGAGGCAGTACTGCAAATACGCTTTCAGGAGTTTGTAATTTCGGCGGCTCAAGTATCCTTATTGGAAAAATTGGAACTGATTCAAACGGAGAAATTTATGAACAAATAACAATCAAACATAAAACAGAATCAAGATTATCAAAACACAGTTCAATACCTACAGGAACTGCAATTACATTCATAACTCCAGATAAAGAAAGAACTTTTGCAACTCATTTAGGTGCAGCACTTAAATTAACAAAAGAAGATATTTTTGAACCTGATATTCAAAAAAGTAAAATTCTACATATTGAAGGATTTCAATTAGAAGATAGTAGTTTAAAAGAAACTTCAATTCATGCGATGGAATTTGCAAAAAAACATAATACTTTAATTTCAATTGATTTAGCGGACGCAGGACTTATCAAAAGAAATTTAGAAGATCTAAAAAACTTAACAAAAAAATATGCAAATATTATTTTCGCTAATGAAACCGAAGCACAAGCATTTACAAACAAATCAGATGAACAAGAATCATTAATCGCACTTTCAGAATTTTGTGATATTGCAATTGTTAAAATTGGAAAAAACGGTAGTTTAATTAAAACAAAAGAATCACCAGAAATTATCATAATTCCCCCTCATAAAACTCAAATAATCAATACTAATGGCGCAGGAGATATGTTTGCAGGAGGATTTTTATTTTCAATCGCAAAAAATATATCCCCTCAAGTTGCAGGAAATATTGCAAGTTTTGCCGCAGCTCAAGTGGTCGCATCCCCTAGTGCCAGGTTAAATAGAAATCTACAAGAAGAAATTAAACAATTCTATTAA
- a CDS encoding ABC transporter permease, whose amino-acid sequence MSLETIKQITKKLWIIPLSIYGFLQKEFILITRKKKYLYLSLLFPLLLGLIYVFSLTASTQGVNVFVCDFDNTTTTQEAFSNIDGFNINYHTQKDCETTMIESVRSRDNLFGLIINQGFTNNIETLKQGNIIIYYDNSDPAISSIASWKVDVALNPFKKQISTKFSTNLKSEAKLAKDNVDLVIEYFDFITPKTQVHDKIYSVQDSLYKISNLDSEFVSSPIITTPKGIYNKLNIIDIGLAPLFAVLCMFLILMLCSTGVMYDRKSLLFSRIRVSNSIMISYVISKLIFFLAITIIQFLILYFVFLLFGANFTISSGLLLKALLFIALTNTLMGFIIGLISDSEGVAVLISLIISLPLMFLSGMFFPFELMPKFIQLFAKIMPLNLEILFMKKALLFGGIININYFAIPLILFIVCLFLIEKKK is encoded by the coding sequence ATGAGTTTAGAAACAATTAAACAAATTACAAAAAAATTGTGGATCATTCCCTTAAGCATTTATGGGTTTTTACAAAAAGAATTTATTTTAATAACTAGAAAGAAGAAATATTTGTATTTATCTTTATTATTCCCTCTATTACTAGGATTAATATATGTTTTTTCTCTCACTGCATCAACTCAAGGAGTAAATGTTTTTGTTTGTGATTTTGACAATACAACCACTACTCAAGAAGCGTTTTCAAACATTGACGGATTCAACATTAATTATCATACTCAAAAAGATTGTGAAACTACAATGATTGAATCAGTAAGATCAAGAGATAATCTCTTTGGCCTAATAATTAATCAAGGATTTACAAATAATATTGAAACTCTAAAACAAGGAAATATTATTATTTATTATGATAATTCAGATCCCGCAATATCAAGTATCGCATCTTGGAAAGTTGACGTTGCACTTAATCCATTCAAAAAACAAATTTCAACAAAATTTTCTACAAATCTTAAATCAGAAGCAAAACTTGCTAAAGATAATGTTGATTTAGTTATTGAATATTTTGACTTCATCACTCCAAAAACTCAAGTACATGATAAAATTTATTCAGTTCAAGATAGTTTATATAAAATTAGCAATTTAGATTCTGAATTTGTATCAAGCCCAATTATTACAACACCTAAAGGAATTTATAATAAACTAAACATAATTGATATTGGTTTAGCACCATTGTTTGCAGTACTTTGTATGTTTTTAATCTTAATGTTATGTTCAACAGGAGTCATGTATGATAGAAAGTCTTTATTGTTTTCTCGAATTAGAGTAAGTAACAGCATAATGATTAGTTATGTAATATCTAAACTTATTTTCTTTTTAGCAATCACAATCATTCAATTTTTAATTTTATACTTTGTTTTTTTACTATTTGGAGCAAATTTTACAATATCGTCAGGATTATTACTCAAAGCATTATTGTTCATTGCACTTACTAATACTTTGATGGGATTTATCATCGGACTAATCAGCGATAGTGAAGGAGTTGCAGTATTAATTTCTTTAATAATTTCCTTACCTTTAATGTTTTTATCCGGCATGTTTTTCCCTTTTGAACTTATGCCTAAATTTATTCAGTTATTTGCGAAAATAATGCCTCTTAATTTAGAAATATTATTTATGAAAAAAGCATTACTGTTTGGAGGAATAATTAACATAAATTATTTTGCAATACCTTTAATTCTCTTCATCGTATGTCTTTTCCTAATTGAAAAAAAGAAATAA
- a CDS encoding proline--tRNA ligase: protein MKEEKKEIGLTVKKSENMPEWYSQVVQKSELAEHAPAKGCYVIRPLGYFIWECIQQKFDKRIKELGVDNTYFPMFIPESFFQKEAAHFDGFTPELAWVANRDEGCDRLALRPTSEAIMCDSFSKWVRSWRDLPLRINQWCNVVRWETKATKLFLRSREFLWQEGHCVYATEDECDREVLMMLEEYDKLCKDLLALPVMCGRKTEKEKFAGAKATFSIEAFLPDGKAIQAGTSHNLGQGFMKAFDVSFLGQDGEKHTPFHSSWGISTRLIGTAVMMHGDDKGLVLPPRIARNQVVIIPIIFEKTRDQVIQKAEEIYSQLKEFRPVLDDREEATPGAKYHEWELKGVPIRIEIGPRDLAEEQVVLVRRDNSEKQFIKIKDLKEVVAQELDMIHDSMYKKAMEHLTESQVEANDWDSFVSCINARKLVKVNYCEEPACEDMIKEKTGGASSRNIQFGEVGAPQEGSTCFHCGKPATCRLFFSKSY from the coding sequence ATGAAAGAAGAAAAAAAAGAAATTGGACTTACTGTAAAAAAATCAGAGAATATGCCTGAATGGTATAGTCAAGTGGTACAAAAAAGTGAACTGGCAGAACATGCTCCTGCAAAAGGATGTTATGTAATTAGACCATTAGGCTATTTTATTTGGGAATGTATTCAACAAAAATTTGACAAAAGAATAAAGGAATTAGGCGTTGATAACACTTATTTTCCTATGTTTATTCCCGAATCATTTTTCCAAAAAGAAGCAGCCCATTTTGATGGATTTACTCCTGAGCTTGCATGGGTGGCAAATAGAGATGAAGGATGTGATAGGTTAGCTTTGCGACCAACATCAGAAGCAATTATGTGTGATTCATTTTCTAAATGGGTTAGAAGCTGGAGAGATTTACCTCTTCGAATTAATCAATGGTGCAATGTTGTAAGATGGGAGACTAAAGCTACTAAGCTATTTTTGCGATCTCGTGAATTTTTATGGCAAGAAGGACACTGTGTTTATGCAACCGAAGATGAATGTGATAGAGAAGTTTTAATGATGCTTGAAGAGTATGATAAACTTTGCAAAGACTTACTTGCGTTACCTGTTATGTGTGGAAGAAAAACCGAAAAAGAAAAATTTGCAGGTGCTAAAGCAACATTTAGTATAGAAGCATTTTTGCCTGATGGGAAAGCAATACAAGCAGGAACATCGCATAATCTAGGACAAGGATTTATGAAAGCATTTGATGTGAGTTTTTTAGGTCAGGATGGAGAAAAACATACTCCGTTTCATAGTAGTTGGGGAATTTCAACAAGACTTATCGGAACTGCAGTTATGATGCATGGAGATGACAAAGGACTTGTACTACCTCCAAGAATTGCAAGAAATCAAGTTGTTATAATTCCAATAATATTTGAAAAAACTCGAGATCAAGTTATTCAAAAAGCAGAAGAAATCTATTCGCAACTAAAAGAATTTAGACCTGTTCTTGATGATCGAGAAGAAGCTACACCTGGCGCAAAATATCATGAATGGGAATTGAAAGGAGTTCCTATTAGAATTGAGATTGGACCTCGCGATTTAGCAGAAGAACAAGTAGTTTTGGTTAGACGAGATAACTCTGAAAAACAATTTATAAAAATCAAAGACTTAAAAGAAGTTGTAGCACAAGAACTTGATATGATTCATGACTCTATGTATAAAAAAGCAATGGAACATTTAACAGAGAGTCAAGTTGAAGCTAATGATTGGGATTCCTTTGTGAGTTGTATTAATGCACGTAAGTTAGTTAAAGTAAATTACTGCGAAGAACCAGCTTGCGAAGATATGATCAAAGAAAAAACAGGCGGTGCAAGTTCGCGAAATATACAATTTGGTGAAGTTGGTGCTCCTCAAGAAGGAAGCACATGTTTTCACTGTGGAAAACCTGCAACTTGTAGATTGTTTTTTAGTAAAAGCTATTAA
- a CDS encoding Ldh family oxidoreductase, producing MKIQIEEIKSLCIQVLNKLGYNQEDAETIIAEYMYGELSGKKSHGLSAFPGIVKKTNKNILKWEIEKEDASYALINGNGNIGQLVGKFAMELAIKKASKTGIAIIGIHHMQSYLMPGYYSKLASDNNMIGIVVDNAKSRVAPHGGIEPKLGTNPLGLGIPTGNINYNLDMATSVRAMGEVRLAKKLGKEVPKGMAMDKNGNPTRNPDEVNSLNSFGTYKGYALNLAIEMLAGSLVRAKMGSKIQNSLDRGFLFIVINPQIFVGLNTFKKETGELLNEIKHSKTQKNVEEIFIPNEHAESNITAHTQSGEIEIEKKIFEDIKKLL from the coding sequence ATGAAAATCCAAATTGAAGAAATAAAATCATTGTGCATACAAGTATTGAATAAACTTGGATATAACCAAGAAGATGCTGAAACTATAATTGCAGAATATATGTATGGTGAATTATCGGGGAAAAAGTCTCACGGACTTAGTGCATTTCCAGGAATTGTGAAAAAAACTAATAAAAATATTCTTAAATGGGAAATTGAAAAAGAAGACGCAAGTTATGCACTAATAAATGGAAATGGAAATATAGGACAATTAGTTGGTAAATTTGCAATGGAACTTGCAATAAAAAAAGCATCAAAAACAGGTATCGCAATTATCGGCATACACCATATGCAATCATATTTGATGCCTGGATATTATTCTAAACTTGCTTCTGATAATAACATGATTGGAATTGTAGTAGACAATGCAAAATCAAGAGTTGCACCCCACGGAGGAATCGAACCAAAATTAGGAACTAATCCCCTAGGGCTTGGTATCCCCACAGGAAATATAAACTATAATCTTGATATGGCAACCTCTGTTAGAGCTATGGGCGAAGTAAGACTTGCAAAAAAACTTGGCAAAGAAGTTCCTAAAGGAATGGCAATGGATAAAAATGGAAATCCCACAAGAAATCCTGATGAAGTTAATTCTTTAAACTCATTTGGAACTTACAAAGGATATGCATTAAACCTTGCAATTGAAATGTTAGCAGGTTCACTCGTACGAGCAAAAATGGGAAGTAAAATTCAAAACAGTCTCGATAGAGGTTTTCTATTCATAGTCATCAATCCACAAATATTTGTCGGATTAAACACATTTAAGAAAGAAACAGGAGAATTATTGAATGAAATAAAACATTCAAAAACCCAAAAAAATGTTGAGGAAATATTTATCCCAAACGAACATGCAGAATCAAATATAACTGCACACACCCAAAGCGGCGAAATAGAAATTGAAAAAAAGATTTTTGAAGACATTAAAAAATTATTATAA
- a CDS encoding response regulator — MAKKKIALIIEDEKHIAEAEKIILQDRFEVHQAFDGETGLQIAKQIKPDIIVLDLMLPNRGGYEVCFSIRQIEEIKDTKILMVTALNQQIDAEKGVLVGTDHYLTKPFEPDELLNAVDKVLKS, encoded by the coding sequence ATGGCAAAGAAAAAAATAGCACTAATAATAGAAGATGAAAAACATATTGCAGAAGCAGAAAAAATAATTCTTCAAGATAGATTTGAAGTTCATCAAGCATTTGATGGTGAGACTGGTTTGCAAATTGCCAAACAAATTAAACCTGATATAATTGTACTTGATCTTATGTTGCCTAATCGAGGTGGCTATGAAGTTTGTTTTAGCATAAGACAAATTGAAGAAATTAAAGATACAAAAATTTTAATGGTTACTGCACTTAATCAACAAATTGATGCAGAAAAAGGAGTATTGGTTGGAACTGATCATTATTTAACAAAACCTTTTGAACCTGATGAATTATTAAATGCAGTAGATAAAGTTCTTAAGTCATAA